Proteins from one Streptosporangium becharense genomic window:
- the purL gene encoding phosphoribosylformylglycinamidine synthase subunit PurL, with protein sequence MTLDTVKRAEETPEERQPYAELGMKTDEYDRVREILGRRPTSSELAIYSVMWSEHCSYKSSKVHLRQFGTKAPASEALLVGMGENAGVVDIGDGWAATFKIESHNHPSYVEPHQGAATGVGGIVRDIMSMGARPIAVMDALRFGAADAPDTRRVLPGVVEGISHYGNCLGLPNIGGEVVFDPCYIGNPLVNALCVGLLRKDQIKLATAPGPGNKVVLFGALTGPDGIGGASVLASATFEDESQAKRPSVQVGDPFMEKLLIECCLELYQADVVVGIQDLGAAGVSCATTELAAKGTGGMDVRLDLVPLRDPSLRPEEILMSESQERMMAVVTPDDIDAFMAICAKWDIPATVIGEVTDSGRLVMTWHGETIVDIPPGTAADEGPVYERPFHEPAGQAELNADDPARLDRAADLRATLLRLLGSPNLASKEWVTSQYDRYVRGNTVLAQPADAGVLRISEAMPGAEETVRGIALATDGNGRYARLDPYAGAQLALAEAYRNVAVTGAKPLAVTNCLNFGSPEDPEVMWQFAEAVRGLADACKTLGVPVTGGNVSFYNQTGSTAIHPTPVVGVLGVIDDVATRVRSGFTGEGDRVVLLGETEEEFGGSEWAHIVHGHLGGLPPAARLESERALARVLAEAAAQGLLTGSHDLSDGGLAVALAEACLARGVGCAVSLPGDDAFVDLFSESSARALVTVRPESFDAFAELCAAHEVPCHGLGTTGGTSLTVEGVLEIPVAELRETHEATLPGIFG encoded by the coding sequence ATGACCCTCGACACCGTCAAGCGCGCCGAGGAGACCCCCGAGGAACGCCAGCCCTACGCCGAGCTGGGCATGAAGACCGACGAGTACGACCGGGTCCGCGAGATCCTCGGCCGCCGGCCCACCAGCTCCGAACTGGCCATCTACAGCGTCATGTGGAGCGAGCACTGCTCGTACAAGTCCTCCAAGGTGCACCTGCGCCAGTTCGGCACCAAGGCCCCCGCCTCGGAGGCGCTGCTCGTCGGCATGGGTGAGAACGCCGGCGTGGTCGACATCGGCGACGGCTGGGCCGCCACCTTCAAGATCGAGTCGCACAACCACCCGTCGTACGTGGAGCCGCACCAGGGTGCGGCGACCGGCGTCGGCGGCATCGTCCGCGACATCATGTCGATGGGCGCCCGGCCGATCGCGGTGATGGACGCGCTGCGCTTCGGCGCGGCCGACGCCCCCGACACCCGGCGGGTGCTGCCCGGCGTGGTCGAGGGCATCAGCCACTACGGCAACTGCCTGGGCCTGCCCAACATCGGGGGCGAGGTCGTCTTCGACCCCTGCTACATCGGCAACCCGCTGGTCAACGCGCTCTGCGTGGGCCTGCTGCGCAAGGACCAGATCAAGCTGGCCACCGCCCCCGGCCCCGGCAACAAGGTCGTCCTGTTCGGCGCGCTGACCGGCCCCGACGGCATCGGCGGCGCGTCGGTGCTGGCGAGCGCGACCTTCGAGGACGAGTCGCAGGCCAAGCGACCCAGCGTCCAGGTCGGCGACCCCTTCATGGAGAAGCTGCTGATCGAGTGCTGCCTGGAGCTGTACCAGGCGGACGTGGTCGTCGGCATCCAGGACCTCGGCGCGGCCGGCGTCTCCTGCGCGACGACCGAGCTCGCGGCCAAGGGCACCGGCGGTATGGACGTCCGGCTCGACCTCGTCCCGCTGCGCGACCCGTCGCTGCGGCCCGAGGAGATCCTGATGAGCGAGTCGCAGGAACGCATGATGGCGGTCGTCACCCCCGACGACATCGATGCCTTCATGGCGATCTGCGCGAAGTGGGACATCCCCGCGACCGTCATCGGCGAGGTCACCGACTCCGGCCGCCTGGTGATGACCTGGCACGGCGAGACGATCGTCGACATCCCGCCGGGCACCGCGGCCGACGAGGGCCCGGTCTACGAGCGCCCGTTCCACGAGCCCGCCGGCCAGGCCGAGCTGAACGCCGACGACCCGGCCCGCCTCGACCGGGCCGCCGACCTGCGGGCGACGCTGCTGCGGCTTCTCGGCTCGCCCAACCTGGCGTCCAAGGAGTGGGTCACCTCCCAGTACGACCGGTACGTCCGGGGCAACACGGTGCTGGCCCAGCCCGCCGACGCCGGGGTGCTCCGCATCAGCGAGGCCATGCCGGGTGCCGAGGAGACCGTCCGGGGCATCGCGCTGGCCACCGACGGCAACGGCCGCTACGCCCGTCTCGACCCGTACGCCGGGGCCCAGCTCGCGCTGGCCGAGGCGTACCGGAACGTGGCCGTGACCGGTGCGAAGCCGCTCGCCGTCACCAACTGCCTCAACTTCGGCTCCCCGGAGGACCCGGAGGTCATGTGGCAGTTCGCCGAGGCCGTACGCGGCCTGGCCGACGCCTGCAAGACCCTGGGCGTGCCGGTGACCGGTGGCAACGTGTCCTTCTACAACCAGACGGGCAGCACCGCGATCCACCCCACCCCGGTCGTGGGCGTGCTCGGCGTCATCGACGACGTGGCCACGCGGGTGCGGTCCGGTTTCACCGGCGAGGGCGACCGGGTCGTCCTGCTCGGCGAGACCGAGGAGGAGTTCGGCGGCTCGGAGTGGGCCCACATCGTCCACGGCCACCTCGGCGGGCTGCCGCCCGCGGCGCGCCTGGAGTCGGAGCGCGCTCTGGCGCGCGTCCTGGCCGAGGCCGCCGCGCAGGGGCTGCTGACCGGCTCGCACGACCTGTCCGACGGCGGGCTGGCCGTCGCCCTGGCCGAGGCGTGCCTGGCCCGGGGTGTCGGCTGCGCCGTCTCCCTGCCGGGTGACGACGCGTTCGTCGACCTGTTCAGCGAGTCGTCGGCCCGCGCGCTGGTGACCGTCCGGCCCGAGTCGTTCGACGCCTTCGCGGAGCTGTGCGCGGCCCACGAGGTGCCCTGCCACGGCCTGGGAACCACCGGCGGCACGTCGCTGACGGTGGAGGGCGTCCTGGAGATCCCGGTGGCCGAGCTGCGGGAGACCCACGAGGCCACCCTGCCGGGCATCTTCGGCTGA
- a CDS encoding collagen-like protein, with protein MAAKLRGGRTLAVLSVGVLAGSILTVGGSAAAVASSADGDIYACVHKKTRYARIVNASARCKPTEIRVTWSQSGGSQGVATAGPQGEQGRPGPQGPKGDKGETGLRGPQGETGPQGKQGPAGPQGPKGETGAQGPQGETGPQGKQGPAGPQGPKGDKGDKGETGPRGTTGPAGPQGPKGEPGTGAKLSTYINKDGFHFGDGDGTASAKCNTGDIATGGGYQANLKRSVVTASYPSASGTWTVTVDNDYGIFDFNANSNGNANANGNANSSAAPSPTGKSEEKGVSAQGFGSSASGTVYVICAGK; from the coding sequence GTGGCTGCCAAATTGCGGGGTGGACGGACGCTCGCGGTCCTGTCCGTTGGAGTGCTGGCCGGATCGATCCTCACCGTGGGCGGCAGCGCCGCCGCCGTCGCCTCGTCGGCGGACGGGGACATCTACGCCTGCGTCCACAAGAAGACGCGCTACGCGCGGATCGTGAACGCGTCCGCCAGGTGCAAGCCGACCGAGATCCGGGTCACCTGGAGCCAGAGCGGCGGCTCCCAGGGCGTCGCCACCGCCGGCCCTCAGGGCGAGCAGGGCAGGCCGGGCCCGCAGGGTCCGAAGGGTGACAAGGGCGAGACGGGCCTTCGGGGGCCGCAGGGCGAGACGGGTCCCCAGGGCAAGCAGGGCCCCGCGGGTCCCCAGGGCCCGAAGGGCGAGACCGGCGCTCAGGGCCCCCAGGGCGAGACGGGCCCTCAGGGCAAGCAGGGCCCCGCGGGTCCCCAGGGTCCGAAGGGCGACAAGGGTGACAAGGGCGAGACGGGCCCTCGGGGTACGACGGGCCCCGCGGGTCCCCAGGGCCCGAAGGGCGAGCCGGGCACCGGAGCCAAGCTGAGCACCTACATCAACAAGGACGGCTTCCACTTCGGCGACGGCGATGGAACGGCCTCGGCCAAGTGCAACACCGGCGACATTGCCACGGGCGGCGGCTACCAGGCCAACCTCAAGCGCTCCGTCGTCACCGCGAGCTACCCGTCCGCCAGCGGGACCTGGACGGTGACCGTGGACAACGACTACGGCATCTTCGACTTCAACGCGAACAGCAACGGCAACGCGAACGCGAACGGCAACGCCAACTCCTCCGCCGCTCCTTCGCCCACCGGCAAGTCCGAGGAGAAGGGCGTCTCGGCGCAGGGCTTCGGCTCCTCCGCCAGCGGCACCGTCTACGTGATCTGCGCCGGGAAGTGA
- the purQ gene encoding phosphoribosylformylglycinamidine synthase subunit PurQ has translation MSAARVGVVTFPGTLDDQDAARAVRHVGGEAVPLWHADPDLKGVDAVFLPGGFSYGDYLRCGAISRFAPLMEELIPAARAGLPVLGTCNGFQILCEAHLLPGALMRNAGLHYICRDQGIRVENTTTPWTSDFTEGQEIVLPVKHGEGRYVADQATLEALEAGGQVVFRYVGGNPNGSLNDIAGIRNEAGNIVGLMPHPEHAVEDLTGAPSTDGRGFFTSILKKLVNA, from the coding sequence ATGAGTGCTGCCCGCGTGGGCGTCGTCACTTTTCCCGGAACTCTTGACGATCAGGACGCGGCGCGTGCCGTGCGCCACGTGGGCGGCGAGGCCGTCCCGCTGTGGCACGCGGACCCCGACCTCAAGGGGGTGGACGCGGTCTTCCTGCCGGGTGGGTTCTCCTACGGAGACTACCTGCGCTGCGGGGCCATCTCCCGGTTCGCGCCGCTGATGGAGGAACTGATCCCGGCCGCCAGGGCGGGCCTGCCGGTGCTGGGCACCTGCAACGGCTTCCAGATCCTCTGCGAGGCACACCTGCTGCCCGGCGCGCTGATGCGCAACGCCGGGCTGCACTACATCTGCCGCGACCAGGGGATCCGGGTGGAGAACACCACCACCCCCTGGACGTCCGACTTCACCGAGGGCCAGGAGATCGTGCTGCCCGTCAAGCACGGCGAGGGCCGCTACGTCGCCGACCAGGCCACGCTGGAGGCGCTGGAGGCGGGCGGCCAGGTCGTCTTCCGCTACGTCGGAGGCAACCCCAACGGCTCCCTGAACGACATCGCGGGCATCCGCAACGAGGCCGGCAACATCGTCGGCCTCATGCCGCACCCCGAGCACGCCGTCGAAGACCTCACCGGGGCCCCGAGCACCGACGGCCGCGGGTTCTTCACCTCCATCCTCAAGAAGCTGGTGAACGCATGA
- the purS gene encoding phosphoribosylformylglycinamidine synthase subunit PurS, producing the protein MARVIVDVMLKPEILDAQGQAIARALPRLGFSGVSAVRQGKRFEVELEGPADDAAIAEVRKMAETLLANTVIEDFTVTVES; encoded by the coding sequence GTGGCGCGCGTCATCGTCGACGTCATGCTGAAGCCCGAGATTCTCGACGCGCAGGGGCAGGCCATCGCCCGCGCGCTCCCGCGGCTCGGCTTCTCCGGAGTCTCGGCGGTACGCCAGGGCAAGCGGTTCGAGGTGGAGCTGGAGGGCCCCGCCGACGACGCCGCGATCGCGGAGGTCCGGAAGATGGCCGAGACCCTCCTCGCCAACACGGTGATCGAGGACTTCACCGTCACCGTGGAGTCGTAG
- a CDS encoding ATP-binding protein, translating to MEFSLALPRQAVGIPMVRRALGDSLRSLGVTEECVSDILLAVTEACANAVRHGGPANRYRVETSVGGGRCDVRIIDRGQGLVRVPEQYPPTDVENGRGILIMRAVVDEISFDITPGRGTVVHLCKHLDWDDDAAYARERVLAAV from the coding sequence ATGGAGTTCTCCCTCGCTCTGCCCAGGCAGGCCGTCGGGATTCCGATGGTCCGCAGGGCTCTGGGCGACTCCCTGCGTTCGCTCGGCGTCACCGAGGAATGCGTCTCCGACATCCTTCTCGCCGTCACCGAGGCGTGCGCCAACGCCGTGCGACACGGCGGCCCCGCCAACCGCTACCGCGTCGAGACCAGCGTCGGCGGCGGCCGTTGCGACGTCCGCATCATCGACCGCGGGCAGGGCCTCGTCCGGGTGCCGGAGCAGTACCCGCCGACCGACGTGGAGAACGGCCGGGGCATCCTCATCATGAGGGCCGTGGTCGACGAGATCTCCTTCGACATCACCCCCGGCCGGGGCACCGTCGTGCACCTGTGCAAGCACCTCGACTGGGACGACGACGCCGCCTACGCCCGCGAGCGGGTGCTCGCCGCCGTCTGA
- a CDS encoding adenylate/guanylate cyclase domain-containing protein: MDDGRVGVGSARYGLDDFPDAGPIRLANRVIHPLTVKGRLAGALEVPVGRTPHDEALAATLAGQLSISLENARLYRELETLFRQYMSPDVAQSLLADPRTAALGGELVELTALFADLKGFTSFSERVAPGEIVEMLNRYHSAAVPIILGNGGTIVQFVGDALLALFNAPARQEDHATAAARAALAMQEAAEEIVAAMPGYPRFRIGINTGQALVGNIGSPELRGFNAMGDCVNVAARLEGVAEPGTVVIGQATLDLIGPGARVRPLGGLSLKGKQHPVHAYVLSGLS; encoded by the coding sequence GTGGACGACGGGCGGGTCGGTGTGGGCTCCGCGCGGTACGGTCTGGACGACTTCCCCGATGCCGGGCCGATCCGCCTGGCCAACAGGGTGATCCACCCGCTGACGGTGAAGGGACGCCTGGCCGGTGCGCTGGAGGTGCCGGTCGGCCGTACCCCGCACGACGAGGCGCTCGCCGCCACCCTGGCGGGCCAGCTGTCCATCTCTCTGGAGAACGCCCGGCTCTACCGCGAGCTGGAGACGCTCTTTCGGCAGTACATGTCGCCGGACGTGGCCCAGTCGCTGCTGGCCGATCCCCGCACCGCGGCACTCGGCGGCGAGCTGGTCGAGCTGACCGCGCTCTTCGCCGATCTGAAGGGCTTCACCAGTTTCTCCGAGCGGGTGGCGCCTGGTGAGATCGTCGAGATGCTGAACCGCTACCACTCCGCCGCGGTGCCCATCATCCTCGGCAACGGCGGCACGATCGTGCAGTTCGTGGGGGACGCGCTGCTGGCGCTGTTCAACGCGCCGGCCCGGCAGGAGGACCACGCGACCGCGGCGGCCAGGGCGGCACTGGCCATGCAGGAGGCAGCCGAGGAGATCGTGGCCGCCATGCCCGGTTATCCCCGCTTCAGGATCGGGATCAACACGGGTCAGGCGCTGGTGGGCAACATCGGCAGCCCGGAGCTGCGCGGCTTCAACGCGATGGGCGACTGCGTCAACGTGGCCGCCCGCCTGGAGGGCGTCGCCGAGCCCGGCACCGTCGTGATCGGCCAGGCCACCCTCGACCTGATCGGCCCCGGGGCCAGGGTCCGCCCGCTGGGCGGGCTCAGCCTCAAGGGCAAACAACACCCCGTCCACGCCTACGTGCTGTCGGGCCTGTCCTAG